Proteins from a genomic interval of Actinoalloteichus hymeniacidonis:
- a CDS encoding CHAT domain-containing protein yields MVTALEPAGSDQPTVLLRMADADDLYLSWRWAEDLAAPGVARVPEQLVRQALAGLAAALPGGDATDTGAAGLTRALRTGHFADYEAELAFAELLSRIFLPYGLAVALHEMQLRGVRPHLRIQPSPRVAQIPWELLAPDRDLRFIELADISVLAPATIVHAPTRRPRSWERTRELPIAAVLDPRIPGFRADSMLGSVLGRISPTDPVAGLVANHARRHRLRPEISGPDAAVEAFRRTDLDRDWLAATLAAGASRLLYVGHVTAAAPETGRSEDARLHLACTAETLGHTPPIRGHRPLSAKDLLVGTHGLHEQPRSGADHWPIPSRVALIACESGGDLRFGEALGLASAMVHGGAELVTATRWVLPTDLAFQRIAGVDRTVRPLQDAIVAIDAAHETDQPVRAMGSWQRECLTAWRTDRSIEHSPLLWAAFATVDATSALPAEVALD; encoded by the coding sequence ATGGTGACCGCACTCGAACCGGCGGGATCGGACCAGCCGACCGTGCTGTTGCGGATGGCCGATGCGGACGACCTCTACCTGAGCTGGCGGTGGGCCGAGGATCTCGCGGCGCCGGGCGTGGCCAGGGTGCCGGAGCAGCTGGTCCGTCAAGCGCTGGCCGGGTTGGCCGCCGCATTGCCCGGAGGCGATGCCACCGATACCGGTGCGGCCGGGCTGACGCGCGCGCTGCGGACGGGACACTTCGCCGACTACGAGGCCGAACTGGCCTTCGCCGAACTGCTGTCGCGGATCTTCCTTCCCTACGGGCTGGCCGTCGCCCTACACGAGATGCAGCTGCGAGGCGTCCGGCCGCATCTGCGGATCCAACCGTCGCCTCGGGTCGCCCAGATCCCGTGGGAACTGCTGGCCCCCGACCGGGATCTCCGATTCATCGAGCTCGCCGACATCAGCGTGCTGGCCCCGGCGACCATCGTGCACGCACCGACGCGGCGTCCCCGGTCCTGGGAGCGGACTCGGGAGCTGCCTATCGCGGCCGTCCTCGACCCCCGGATCCCGGGCTTTCGCGCGGACTCGATGCTGGGTTCGGTCCTGGGACGGATCTCGCCGACGGATCCGGTGGCGGGCTTGGTGGCGAACCACGCTCGGCGACATCGGCTTCGTCCGGAGATCTCCGGACCCGACGCGGCGGTGGAGGCCTTCCGCCGCACCGATCTCGATCGCGATTGGCTGGCCGCGACGCTCGCCGCAGGCGCGAGCAGGCTGCTCTACGTCGGACACGTGACCGCGGCGGCTCCCGAGACCGGGCGTAGCGAGGACGCCCGCCTGCACCTGGCCTGCACCGCCGAGACACTCGGCCACACGCCGCCGATCCGCGGGCACCGGCCGCTGTCGGCGAAGGACCTCCTGGTGGGGACCCACGGTCTGCACGAGCAACCCCGCAGCGGTGCGGACCACTGGCCGATCCCGAGCCGAGTCGCGCTGATCGCCTGCGAGAGCGGCGGCGATCTCCGATTCGGGGAGGCGCTGGGGCTGGCCTCGGCGATGGTCCACGGCGGTGCCGAGCTCGTCACCGCGACCCGATGGGTGCTGCCCACGGATCTGGCGTTCCAACGCATCGCCGGGGTGGACCGGACCGTCCGGCCGTTGCAGGACGCGATCGTGGCGATCGACGCCGCACACGAGACCGACCAACCGGTGCGTGCCATGGGCAGCTGGCAGCGGGAGTGTCTGACCGCGTGGCGGACCGACCGCTCCATCGAGCATTCCCCGCTGCTGTGGGCCGCCTTCGCCACCGTCGACGCGACCAGCGCACTGCCCGCCGAAGTCGCCCTCGACTGA
- a CDS encoding MarR family winged helix-turn-helix transcriptional regulator, with translation MTDEGPDSPPRAPRAELVEKALRVVPLLEAYFRHAHVEMPAELRLVFAKNHLSARHAAVLSQLTVAHTLGVGELAHRMRVSIATVSELVSDLGQAGLLQRREDPGDRRKVLVSLAETARPSVEEFVAVRSAPLLRVLQSMGRPDRQVFADGLAAWARETED, from the coding sequence GTGACCGACGAGGGGCCCGACTCGCCGCCGAGGGCGCCGCGTGCGGAGCTGGTCGAGAAGGCACTCCGTGTGGTGCCGCTGCTCGAGGCGTATTTCCGGCATGCCCACGTCGAGATGCCTGCGGAACTCCGCCTCGTCTTCGCCAAGAACCACCTGAGCGCCCGGCACGCCGCCGTGCTGAGCCAGCTGACGGTGGCCCACACGCTGGGCGTCGGCGAGCTCGCCCATCGGATGCGGGTCTCGATCGCCACCGTCAGCGAACTCGTCAGCGACCTCGGCCAAGCCGGACTGCTGCAACGGCGGGAGGACCCCGGGGATCGGCGTAAGGTGCTGGTCTCCTTGGCCGAGACCGCCAGACCTTCGGTCGAGGAGTTCGTCGCGGTGCGCTCGGCCCCGCTGTTGCGGGTCCTGCAAAGCATGGGGCGGCCGGATCGGCAGGTGTTCGCCGACGGCCTGGCGGCTTGGGCCCGGGAGACCGAGGACTGA
- a CDS encoding aldo/keto reductase, whose translation MSTSDRPATAAGTFTIGGDLPVRRLGYGTMQLPGPGVWGESRDPEEAVRVLRRAVELGVNFIDTADAYGPFVADHLLKKALHPYPSDLVIATKAGFARTGPGQWVPIGRPEYLRQQVELSLRHLGLERIDLLQLHRIDPSVPLADQVGELAALQQEGKIRHIGLSEVGIAEVEEASRTATIVSVQNLYNLSRRDAEPVLEHASARDMAFIPWFPLATGELARAGGPLASVAEEHGATPAQLALAWLLKRSPVILPIPGTSSVAHLEDNVAAALVDLDDAEYAVLLRSVA comes from the coding sequence ATGAGCACCTCCGATCGTCCGGCCACCGCAGCAGGCACCTTCACCATCGGCGGCGACCTGCCCGTCCGTCGGCTGGGGTACGGCACCATGCAGCTGCCCGGGCCCGGTGTCTGGGGTGAGTCCCGCGATCCGGAGGAGGCCGTGCGGGTGCTGCGCCGGGCGGTCGAGCTGGGCGTCAATTTCATCGACACCGCCGACGCCTATGGGCCGTTCGTCGCCGACCACCTGCTCAAGAAGGCGCTGCATCCGTATCCCAGCGATCTGGTGATCGCCACCAAGGCGGGTTTCGCCAGGACCGGCCCGGGCCAATGGGTGCCGATCGGTAGGCCGGAGTATCTCCGGCAGCAGGTGGAGCTGAGCCTGCGTCACCTGGGATTGGAACGGATCGACCTGCTGCAACTGCATCGCATCGACCCGTCGGTTCCGCTCGCCGACCAGGTCGGCGAGCTCGCCGCGCTCCAGCAGGAGGGCAAGATCCGGCACATCGGACTCAGCGAGGTCGGGATTGCCGAGGTGGAGGAGGCGAGTAGGACCGCGACCATCGTCTCGGTGCAGAACCTGTACAACCTGTCACGCCGAGATGCCGAACCGGTGTTGGAACACGCCTCCGCACGCGATATGGCGTTCATTCCGTGGTTCCCGCTGGCCACGGGTGAGCTCGCCAGGGCGGGTGGACCGTTGGCCTCGGTGGCCGAGGAGCACGGCGCCACGCCGGCGCAGCTCGCGTTGGCCTGGTTGTTGAAGCGCTCGCCGGTGATCCTGCCGATTCCCGGTACCTCCAGCGTGGCTCATCTGGAGGACAACGTCGCAGCGGCACTGGTGGATCTCGACGACGCCGAGTACGCCGTGCTGCTGCGCTCCGTGGCCTGA